A stretch of the Nematostella vectensis chromosome 1, jaNemVect1.1, whole genome shotgun sequence genome encodes the following:
- the LOC125563013 gene encoding uncharacterized protein LOC125563013 encodes MSVLKCTNNETKRFHTFESNRLTIIHDGSNAGEWRYVNRDDNPADDGSKGLKMDTLIRNDRWLKGPSFLLEDDADWPKVITIPEITDDDPEVRKEAQVYVTCEEKRRNVINDIIMYHSSWQKLKLSIAWLLRYKQF; translated from the coding sequence ATGTCGGTGCTTAAGTGCACTAACAATGAAACGAAGAGGTTTCACACCTTTGAGTCCAATCGTTTGACAATTATACATGATGGTTCCAATGCTGGAGAATGGCGGTATGTGAATAGGGATGACAACCCAGCTGATGATGGCTCAAAGGGACTCAAGATGGACACTCTAATCAGGAACGATCGGTGGCTGAAGGGACCGAGCTTCCTATTGGAGGACGATGCAGACTGGCCTAAGGTGATCACAATCCCTGAGATTACGGACGATGACCCAGAAGTCAGAAAGGAAGCGCAAGTGTATGTGACATGTGAGGAGAAACGGAGAAATGTTATTAATGACATCATCATGTACCACTCTTCGTGGCAGAAGTTGAAGTTATCGATCGCCTGGTTATTGCGATACAAGCAATTCTAA
- the LOC125563015 gene encoding uncharacterized protein LOC125563015 has protein sequence MTVEELQEAECIILRHVQREEFPDERLHEKSDKSISKLCPQKENGLIRVGGRIGKAQVDYELRHPIILPYKNHVTDLIIMDHHQSVGHMGQESVLSSLRNEYWVIKGRSAVRRVIGKCLKCQRRRAKPMEQFMADLPAMRVAAEEPPFTYVGVDYFGPMEVKVGRSKVKRYGCLFSCLSMRAVHVEITHSMDTDSMINALRRFISLRGYPKEIHSDNGTNFTKADKELKQALEEWDLERINRVCIQRRIKWSFIPPAASHMGGAWERMVQTTKRVLKSLLNEQIVSDEVLLTVMAETVNIINSRPLTRNSDDIEDEMPLTPNHLLHLRPTPSVPPGVFGKEDMYCRRAWRQAQYLSNRFWRRWTSEYLPTLMERTKWTTVRENLKEGDVVLLADENFRRGEWPLARVMEVLPSSDGRVRSAMVKTVSTVATRAKRRRRGDVQVSSTILTRPVTRLCKLEMDN, from the coding sequence ATGACGGTTGAGGAGTTGCAAGAGGCAGAGTGCATAATTCTGCGGCATGTTCAACGAGAAGAATTCCCTGACGAGAGATTGCATGAGAAATCTGACAAGTCAATCAGTAAGTTATGTCCGCAGAAAGAAAACGGACTGATACGTGTCGGAGGACGGATCGGGAAGGCACAGGTTGACTACGAGTTGCGACATCCTATAATACTACCCTACAAGAATCATGTTACAGACCTGATTATTATGGATCATCATCAGAGTGTTGGACATATGGGTCAAGAGTCAGTTTTGTCGTCTCTGAGAAACGAGTATTGGGTAATAAAGGGACGATCTGCAGTTCGTCGAGTGATTGGCAAGTGTCTTAAGTGTCAGAGAAGAAGAGCAAAGCCAATGGAGCAATTCATGGCAGACCTTCCGGCTATGCGAGTTGCAGCTGAGGAGCCACCCTTCACTTACGTAGGGGTCGATTACTTTGGCCCAATGGAGGTCAAGGTCGGAAGGTCAAAGGTTAAGAGGTATGGATGTTTGTTTTCGTGCCTCAGCATGAGAGCTGTGCATGTTGAGATAACGCATTCAATGGACACGGACTCCATGATTAACGCCCTGCGACGGTTTATCAGTCTTAGAGGATATCCTAAAGAGATCCATAGTGATAATGGTACAAATTTTACGAAGGCAGATAAGGAGCTAAAGCAAGCCCTCGAAGAATGGGATCTCGAGAGGATCAACAGGGTTTGTATCCAAAGGCGGATTAAGTGGAGCTTTATCCCACCTGCGGCAAGCCACATGGGTGGTGCATGGGAAAGGATGGTACAGACTACCAAGCGTGTGTTGAAGTCGCTGTTGAATGAACAAATAGTTTCCGATGAGGTGCTTCTCACGGTAATGGCGGAGACCGTGAACATCATCAATAGCAGACCACTGACACGTAACAGTGATGATATCGAGGATGAGATGCCCCTAACTCCCAACCATTTGCTTCACTTGAGACCAACGCCTAGTGTGCCACCAGGCGTATTTGGAAAGGAAGATATGTATTGTAGGCGAGCCTGGAGACAAGCCCAATATCTGAGCAACAGATTTTGGCGTCGGTGGACAAGTGAATATCTCCCAACGCTGATGGAGAGAACGAAGTGGACTACTGTCAGAGAAAACCTCAAGGAAGGTGATGTAGTTCTTTTGGCTGATGAGAACTTTCGGAGAGGCGAATGGCCACTTGCACGTGTGATGGAAGTCCTACCAAGTAGTGATGGCCGTGTGCGCAGCGCCATGGTGAAGACGGTATCTACTGTCGCGACGCGAGCGAAAAGACGGAGGCGAGGAGATGTTCAAGTGAGCAGCACTATACTTACGCGACCGGTGACGCGTCTCTGTAAATTGGAGATGGATAACTAG